The Candidatus Zixiibacteriota bacterium sequence ATAATAATATCGCCGGGCCGGCGCGGAAGATAATGCGGAATAAGGGTAATCGTATCTTGAATCGGCGAAGCACCATATTGGTTATGACCGACTATAGAGAATGAATATTCGGCATCCTCATAAAGGTTGATCAGGGTAACGCTGGTAATGGGGTTTGGCACATCAATTGAATCTGAATGGAATGGCGAGTCTGATTGATAATAAATCCGGTAAAAATTCAATCCAGCCTGAAATTCCCAATTCACCTGAAGAGATTTTCCATCGCCGACGTCCATTCCTGAGAGATTTCTGACCTTTGATGGCAAATGAGCTGTAACATAGGCGGTCGCCAATGAGGCTTTAACCATACGAGTCATATAGTCGAAATTAATATAGACTGCGCTATCGCTGGGCAAATGGACATGTGGAGTAAGGTATTTTTCGATGACCAAGGCGGCATCAAAACCCAATTCTAAAAAAGGCAGGTGGTCGGAACCAAGAATTTGGGTAGTCAATTCCGCTGAAATACTGGCGTAGGATGCCGCCAATTCCCTCCATATCTCTGAATATGAAGATACCGGACCATGGCATAATTTTGCCTCGTGATTATTTAAATCGCATCCCAGCATATCAAGGCTCATCATGTGAATTATATTATCATTGCGATCAAGCGCTTTTTCCGCATAGTACCGAGAGCCCGCGCCCATTGTTTCTTCTGAGTCGAAGGCAATAAATATTATTGTGTTTTCCGTATCAATATCTGAAAGAATGCGCGAAATTTCCAAAATTGCAGCCACACCGGTTGCATTATCATCGGCTCCGGGACTACCCTCTTGTCCATCATAATGTGCGCCGATTATTATTTGCCGACCTGGCGAAACCTTGCCCAATTTAGTAACAATAACATTAAAGCAACCTTCCTGAGGTACCAGTTCCCATGATCCATTATTCAAAAACCACCTATATCCAACGAACTCATCTGCATATAAAGAATCATATCCATAAGAGTTAAACTGTTCAATAATCCAATCTCGGGCAGCGTGACAAGAATCTGAACCGGTCAGGCGATCCCCAAGGGCTTCCAATCTTAAAACATGCGACTGCAGTGTATTTTGATTGACCTGATTTATCAATGGCTCCAAATCATATTCGCCCGAAATCCTATTTGTGCTCAATGAACTTTTTCGACGATACACAATTTTGGGGATTGTATTATAAATGGGGCGCAAATTAGACGACTTACCCAGGCCTTCAATGTTATAATAAATCCGTAAATTATCCTGATGAAACAGTAAGGGATAATCTGGACCTATATCAACTCCAGGATGCCAATTCATGGCCAAATCGGTTAAGTTTACCCCCGAAGCTACATGGAATAGATTAAAATCCTTGGCGTACATCTTTTCTGCATTTGTTGAGTCAACTAAAATAAGATATCCATCTGACAACATGAAAAGCGGTTGAATATCGAGTGAATTCAAATAATCGGCATCATTCTGGCTGGTAACTGATACTTTATATAAGTCAGCAGAAAATACAGGTATTATCAAGACAAAGAAAAAAAATGGGAATATTGAAAGTAGTCGCGGCGTCATACATTACTCCTGACACCCCCTTTGGATGTGTAATCGTTACTAATTCTCGAATCCAAAGAATATAATAGCCGAGAACTCTATTCTCATAATAGAAAATATGTCTATCGCCATTATTGTCAAGCAAAATCATTGCGCCGCTATCCCCGGTTATTGGCAGAGACCGGGGCCGCCTTGCAACCTCCCTTTTGATTCATCTGTATGATTATTTCGCGCAGGATGAATGATACAAAAGTCCCGTCAGTTCCTGGGCGCCAGAGGCGAGTGTGGATTGATGGATAAGAACTGCCAGGTTACAATTTCGCTTCGCCAGATCAAGACCTGTCAGAACAGAAACCAT is a genomic window containing:
- a CDS encoding M28 family metallopeptidase; this encodes MTPRLLSIFPFFFFVLIIPVFSADLYKVSVTSQNDADYLNSLDIQPLFMLSDGYLILVDSTNAEKMYAKDFNLFHVASGVNLTDLAMNWHPGVDIGPDYPLLFHQDNLRIYYNIEGLGKSSNLRPIYNTIPKIVYRRKSSLSTNRISGEYDLEPLINQVNQNTLQSHVLRLEALGDRLTGSDSCHAARDWIIEQFNSYGYDSLYADEFVGYRWFLNNGSWELVPQEGCFNVIVTKLGKVSPGRQIIIGAHYDGQEGSPGADDNATGVAAILEISRILSDIDTENTIIFIAFDSEETMGAGSRYYAEKALDRNDNIIHMMSLDMLGCDLNNHEAKLCHGPVSSYSEIWRELAASYASISAELTTQILGSDHLPFLELGFDAALVIEKYLTPHVHLPSDSAVYINFDYMTRMVKASLATAYVTAHLPSKVRNLSGMDVGDGKSLQVNWEFQAGLNFYRIYYQSDSPFHSDSIDVPNPITSVTLINLYEDAEYSFSIVGHNQYGASPIQDTITLIPHYLPRRPGDIIIKPNLRYLEIEWTGNNDIELDFSHYAIIKDGKRLPVQLNETFFADNDYSLGDDFHTYYIVAVDQGGNISDTVGVEPLIAKVATLTPGKILAVNRSNISSNLLVNEVVTGEYLRESLSPFDFEYYSDTAYNYLPESERLNLYDFLDYELVVVGSESGRGEDLGIPPNLGGILDAIDYYQSIGGKVILFNRWGNITIQSEDYSTIHFIESSPDYYYQSRY